Proteins encoded within one genomic window of Methanothrix harundinacea 6Ac:
- a CDS encoding 4Fe-4S binding protein produces the protein MKNIINDRQRLRKALIILSFVLMPITFVYISCPIITRGASEGIVTGGLMVFILIFISSLFLGRLWCGWLCPAGGLQEIYFQINDRKTNRVRLNWLKYLIFLLLFAPLILAVHSAGGFTAIDPFYYTDHGISIAKEGAYTIFYAQITFITIFAIAAGRRGFCHYFCPIAVIMIIGRKIRNLFRWPALRLFADGDRCTGCGRCSTTCPMGLDVLDMVQRRRMEDAECILCGGCVDACPKGVIHYSLWERGNLQMER, from the coding sequence ATGAAAAATATCATAAACGATAGGCAGAGGCTCCGGAAGGCGTTGATCATATTATCCTTCGTATTGATGCCCATAACATTTGTTTATATATCTTGCCCAATAATAACTCGAGGAGCATCGGAGGGGATCGTCACCGGAGGGCTGATGGTCTTCATCCTCATATTCATCAGCTCGCTATTTTTGGGACGGCTCTGGTGCGGGTGGCTCTGCCCCGCAGGTGGCTTACAGGAGATCTACTTTCAGATTAATGATAGAAAGACCAACCGCGTCCGGCTGAACTGGCTCAAATACCTGATATTCCTTCTGCTCTTTGCCCCCCTCATCCTTGCAGTCCACTCCGCCGGAGGGTTTACAGCCATCGACCCATTTTATTACACCGATCATGGCATCTCGATCGCGAAAGAGGGAGCATACACCATATTCTATGCCCAGATCACCTTTATCACCATCTTCGCCATAGCCGCAGGAAGACGTGGCTTCTGTCATTACTTCTGCCCGATCGCGGTGATCATGATCATCGGCAGGAAGATACGGAACCTCTTCCGGTGGCCGGCGCTTCGCCTCTTCGCTGATGGGGACCGGTGCACCGGCTGCGGTAGGTGCTCCACGACCTGCCCCATGGGGCTGGATGTGTTGGATATGGTCCAGCGGAGGCGGATGGAGGACGCCGAGTGCATACTCTGCGGCGGCTGCGTCGACGCCTGCCCGAAGGGGGTTATCCACTATTCTTTGTGGGAACGGGGCAATTTACAGATGGAAAGATGA
- a CDS encoding DUF4276 family protein, whose product MVSVRIYIEGGGDSKDLQLRCREGFRKLIERTGFEGRMPSTVACGGRNKAYDMFKIALRSAYVNEFPMLLVDSEEPVTMAPWAHLKSRDGWDRPAGAEDDQAQMMVTCMETWIMADREALRNVFGAHLRESALFPAEDLERRSREDLLGALKNATKDCGKGKGYDKGRRSFQILAELNPETLKESLSYFRRFIETLVGHLQETRR is encoded by the coding sequence ATGGTGAGCGTGCGGATATACATTGAAGGGGGCGGCGACAGCAAGGATCTTCAATTGCGATGTCGAGAGGGGTTTAGAAAGCTCATCGAAAGGACGGGCTTTGAAGGGCGGATGCCGAGCACCGTTGCCTGTGGAGGACGCAACAAAGCCTACGACATGTTCAAGATAGCGTTGAGATCAGCCTATGTAAACGAATTTCCGATGCTTCTCGTCGATAGCGAAGAGCCAGTTACAATGGCGCCTTGGGCTCATCTGAAGTCCCGCGACGGATGGGACCGTCCAGCCGGTGCCGAGGATGACCAGGCGCAGATGATGGTAACCTGCATGGAGACGTGGATAATGGCGGATCGTGAGGCTCTGCGCAATGTTTTTGGCGCACATTTGCGAGAGAGCGCTCTTTTTCCAGCGGAAGACTTGGAGCGCAGATCACGGGAAGATCTGCTGGGGGCACTGAAAAACGCTACCAAGGATTGCGGTAAAGGGAAAGGGTACGACAAAGGTCGACGTTCATTCCAGATTTTGGCTGAATTGAATCCTGAAACACTCAAAGAGAGCTTGTCTTATTTTCGCCGCTTTATAGAAACGCTTGTCGGGCACCTGCAGGAAACCAGAAGATAG
- a CDS encoding AAA family ATPase, which translates to MVREIRPRNLLSFGPDTEPIALESLNVLIGPNGSGKSNLIEAISLLRAAPGDIRAVIRRGGGASDWIWKGKPDGEASIDVVISNLRGNLPLRHVLAFREENQTFRLADERIENKEPFPGFDRPYFYYSYQHGNPVLNVSTKGLHEETEERKLKPETVETDQSILAQRRDPEAYPEVSYLASVYDKIKIYREWYFGRSAIFREPQKADMRNDRLEEDFSNLGLFLNRLRGVPKAKKAILEALHDLYEGLDDFDVSIKGGTVQVFFTEGDFTIPATRLSDGTLRYLCMLAILCDPTPPPLICIEEPELGLHPDILPKVADLLNAASERTQLIVTTHSDILVDAMTERPEAVLVCEKHHGQTEIRRLDGKKLEEWLKGYRLGELWTRGALGGTRW; encoded by the coding sequence ATGGTGAGGGAAATTAGGCCACGCAATCTGCTTTCTTTTGGACCCGATACAGAGCCTATCGCCCTTGAAAGCCTGAATGTGCTCATCGGTCCGAACGGCTCTGGGAAGTCCAATCTCATCGAGGCCATATCTCTCCTGCGCGCAGCCCCAGGCGACATCCGTGCAGTTATCCGCCGGGGCGGAGGTGCAAGCGATTGGATATGGAAAGGAAAGCCCGATGGTGAGGCTTCCATCGACGTCGTCATCAGCAATCTCCGAGGAAATCTGCCGCTCCGTCACGTTCTGGCCTTTCGGGAGGAGAACCAGACTTTCCGCTTGGCTGACGAACGCATCGAGAATAAAGAGCCCTTTCCAGGTTTCGACAGGCCATATTTTTACTACAGCTACCAGCACGGGAACCCGGTACTCAATGTCAGTACCAAAGGACTACACGAAGAGACTGAAGAACGGAAGCTGAAGCCTGAGACGGTCGAGACCGATCAGTCAATACTCGCTCAGCGGCGAGACCCTGAGGCGTACCCGGAGGTCTCTTACCTGGCGAGTGTCTACGATAAGATCAAGATATACCGGGAGTGGTACTTCGGACGGAGCGCGATCTTCCGCGAGCCGCAGAAGGCAGACATGCGCAACGATCGATTGGAGGAAGACTTTTCGAACCTGGGATTGTTTCTAAACCGTCTGCGTGGGGTGCCGAAGGCGAAGAAGGCCATTCTTGAAGCGTTGCATGACCTCTACGAAGGCCTAGACGACTTTGATGTGAGCATCAAGGGGGGCACGGTCCAGGTCTTCTTTACCGAAGGAGATTTTACGATTCCCGCAACGAGGCTGTCAGACGGAACTCTGCGATACCTCTGCATGCTGGCTATCCTGTGCGACCCGACACCCCCGCCGCTCATCTGCATCGAGGAGCCGGAGCTCGGTCTTCATCCCGATATACTCCCTAAAGTGGCCGACCTGCTTAACGCCGCCTCAGAGCGCACCCAGTTGATCGTCACCACTCACTCGGACATCCTCGTAGATGCGATGACCGAGCGGCCGGAGGCTGTCCTCGTCTGCGAGAAGCACCACGGCCAGACCGAGATTCGACGTCTCGACGGCAAGAAGCTGGAAGAATGGCTAAAAGGTTATCGTCTGGGCGAACTCTGGACCCGTGGCGCGCTTGGGGGGACAAGATGGTGA
- a CDS encoding RNA-guided pseudouridylation complex pseudouridine synthase subunit Cbf5, with the protein MKRALPADRTRETLVRREGRTDPRYGVSPEGRPLDQHIRLGCINLDKPPGPTSHEVVAWVKRILEIETAGHSGTLDPKVTGILPTMLGDSTRVVETLLSAGKEYVCLMRLHATLPRKRVMEVCSEFAGVIYQRPPLKSSVKRALRTREIYYLEVLEIEGPRVLFLVGCEAGTYIRKLCHDIGLALGSGAHMEELRRTRSGPFREDETLVTLHELQDAKVIWRETGDETPLRRAVLPVERALSHMPTLVISDGAVDAICHGAPLAAPGLLRLESGIEEGEKVVIYTLKGEAVAVAVAAMGSEDMMKSATGIVAKTSRVVMAPGTYPKMWAKKS; encoded by the coding sequence ATGAAGAGAGCTCTTCCAGCTGACCGGACCCGGGAGACCCTGGTCCGGAGGGAGGGGAGGACGGACCCGAGGTACGGGGTCTCGCCGGAGGGGCGCCCCCTCGACCAACACATCCGCCTCGGCTGCATAAACCTCGACAAGCCGCCGGGCCCCACCAGCCACGAGGTGGTGGCCTGGGTGAAGAGGATCCTGGAGATCGAGACCGCAGGCCACAGCGGCACCCTCGACCCCAAGGTGACGGGGATCCTCCCGACGATGCTCGGCGACTCGACGAGGGTCGTCGAGACCCTCCTCTCCGCCGGGAAGGAGTACGTCTGCCTGATGCGGCTTCATGCGACCCTCCCCCGGAAGAGGGTGATGGAGGTCTGCAGCGAGTTCGCTGGGGTGATATACCAGCGGCCTCCCCTCAAGTCCAGCGTCAAGAGGGCCCTCCGGACTCGGGAGATCTACTACCTGGAGGTCCTGGAGATCGAGGGGCCGAGGGTCCTCTTCCTGGTCGGCTGCGAGGCGGGGACCTACATCCGGAAGCTCTGCCACGACATCGGCCTCGCCCTCGGGTCCGGGGCCCACATGGAGGAGCTGCGGAGGACGAGGTCCGGCCCCTTCCGCGAAGATGAGACCCTGGTGACCCTCCATGAACTCCAGGACGCGAAGGTGATCTGGCGGGAGACCGGGGATGAAACCCCCCTGCGGCGGGCCGTCCTCCCGGTGGAGCGAGCCCTCTCGCACATGCCCACCCTCGTCATCAGCGACGGAGCCGTCGACGCCATCTGCCACGGAGCGCCCCTGGCGGCGCCGGGGCTCCTCCGGCTCGAGTCGGGGATAGAGGAGGGGGAGAAGGTAGTTATTTATACCCTGAAAGGAGAGGCTGTTGCCGTGGCCGTGGCCGCCATGGGAAGCGAGGATATGATGAAGTCGGCCACCGGGATCGTGGCCAAGACCTCCCGGGTCGTCATGGCCCCGGGGACGTATCCGAAGATGTGGGCCAAAAAGTCGTAA
- the cmk gene encoding (d)CMP kinase → MIITVSGAPGTGTSTLSRILSKELGLRWVNSGELFRKIASDRGISLGELGRIAEEGPEIDYIIDDAQREMAAEAGGIFEGRLSGHVLDADLKILLKADRRLRAERIATREKKLLEDALQEAKGREECEARRYEKYYNIDVRDLSVYDLVIDTGTWDERGVGAIVLAAVRTLEDEESSSS, encoded by the coding sequence ATGATAATAACCGTCAGCGGTGCCCCCGGAACGGGGACAAGCACTCTATCCCGGATCCTCTCTAAGGAGCTCGGCCTCCGGTGGGTCAACTCGGGGGAGCTATTTCGGAAGATAGCCAGCGACCGGGGCATCTCCCTGGGGGAGCTCGGCCGGATCGCCGAGGAGGGGCCCGAGATCGACTACATCATCGACGACGCCCAGAGGGAGATGGCGGCGGAGGCGGGGGGGATCTTCGAGGGGCGGCTCTCGGGGCACGTCCTCGACGCCGACCTGAAGATCCTCCTCAAGGCCGACCGGAGGCTTCGGGCCGAGAGGATAGCGACCCGGGAGAAGAAGCTCCTGGAGGACGCCCTCCAGGAGGCGAAAGGCCGGGAGGAGTGCGAGGCGAGGAGGTACGAGAAGTACTACAACATAGACGTCCGCGACCTCTCCGTCTACGACCTCGTCATCGACACCGGGACCTGGGACGAGCGGGGGGTCGGCGCCATCGTCCTGGCCGCAGTGAGGACTCTTGAAGATGAAGAGAGCTCTTCCAGCTGA
- a CDS encoding DUF106 domain-containing protein, protein MKNGGLAKSLDSLLLGVGIALMVGIMVSMEFRHNVGEVMEAVLGWLPGILPFHVVLFALAAITGLYASLIQKYTMDWDYLKRQQETMRSFQKEFRAAQLAGDKARQQQLQVQQREMLGDQSKMMKMQLKPMAYIGIVSIPLFMWAYLYIEEHAILLSFPFWGVHPISDTVLGPIFYWFYWYFICSIPVSQIIRKALDIGGMG, encoded by the coding sequence ATGAAGAACGGCGGCCTCGCGAAGTCCCTCGACTCCCTCCTTCTGGGCGTCGGGATCGCCCTGATGGTGGGGATCATGGTGAGCATGGAGTTCAGGCACAACGTGGGAGAGGTGATGGAGGCGGTCCTCGGGTGGCTCCCGGGGATCCTCCCCTTCCACGTCGTCCTCTTCGCCCTCGCCGCCATCACCGGCCTTTATGCGAGCCTCATCCAGAAGTACACCATGGACTGGGATTACCTGAAGCGGCAGCAGGAGACGATGAGGAGCTTCCAGAAGGAGTTTCGCGCGGCTCAGCTCGCCGGGGACAAGGCCCGGCAGCAGCAGCTCCAGGTCCAGCAGAGGGAGATGCTCGGCGATCAGAGCAAGATGATGAAGATGCAGCTGAAGCCGATGGCCTACATCGGGATCGTCTCAATACCCCTCTTCATGTGGGCCTACCTCTACATCGAGGAGCACGCCATCCTCCTCAGCTTCCCCTTCTGGGGGGTCCACCCGATCTCCGATACCGTCCTGGGACCCATATTCTACTGGTTCTACTGGTACTTCATCTGCTCGATACCGGTCTCCCAGATCATAAGAAAAGCTCTGGACATCGGCGGTATGGGATGA
- the secY gene encoding preprotein translocase subunit SecY, with protein sequence MNQHSFFYAIEPFVRRLPAVERPEGHVHFKKKLSWTVGILILYFALSNVSLFGLSPASIDLFGMYRAFFAGSFGSLMLLGIGPIVTASIVLQLLVGADIIKLNLRDPRDQAIFQGTQKLLVFVMIIVEALPQVTGGYLLPDQSLASALGVSLGLISLLIFVQICIGGVLVLFMDEVVSKWGIGSGVGLFIVAGVSQSLITGLFNWTIGDQGLPIGIIPKWVFIFTNDVLGLEDVFTTSGLERVFIDGGILALITTIVIILFVVLVESTRVEIPLAHSAVRGARGRFPVKLVYASVLPMILVRALQANIQMIGTLLAGKIGTMTTASTTDTASGVNIVYTAYSSILGTFTSTSSYDMVTGELVGATSPQPISGLMYYLSPINSPHDWIPGLVASSNPGMELLGLPPIAGWQIWLHVFTDAAVLIIGGVIFAMFWIETTGMGAKSVAAKIHASGLQVPGHRRNPVSIEKLLLRYIPKVTVIGGVIIGLLTLVASLMGTLGGAGGTGLLLAVSIVYRLYEQIASEQIQEMYPMMRRFFGESA encoded by the coding sequence ATGAATCAGCACAGCTTCTTCTACGCGATAGAGCCCTTCGTGAGGAGGCTGCCGGCGGTGGAGAGGCCCGAAGGTCACGTCCACTTCAAGAAGAAGCTCAGCTGGACTGTGGGCATCCTGATCCTCTACTTCGCCCTCTCCAACGTCTCCCTCTTCGGCCTCTCCCCGGCATCCATAGACCTCTTCGGGATGTATCGGGCCTTCTTCGCCGGGTCCTTCGGCTCCCTGATGCTCCTGGGGATAGGGCCCATAGTCACCGCCTCCATCGTCCTCCAGCTCCTGGTGGGGGCAGATATAATCAAGCTGAACCTGAGAGACCCGCGGGACCAGGCGATCTTCCAGGGAACTCAGAAGCTTCTGGTCTTTGTCATGATCATCGTGGAGGCCCTCCCCCAGGTGACGGGCGGCTACCTCCTCCCAGATCAGTCCCTCGCCTCGGCCCTGGGCGTATCCCTCGGCCTGATATCCTTGCTGATATTCGTCCAGATCTGTATCGGCGGGGTCCTCGTCCTCTTCATGGACGAGGTGGTGAGCAAGTGGGGGATCGGGTCAGGCGTCGGCCTCTTCATCGTCGCGGGGGTCAGCCAGTCGCTGATCACAGGCCTATTCAACTGGACGATCGGGGACCAGGGTCTTCCCATCGGGATAATCCCCAAATGGGTCTTCATATTCACCAACGACGTTCTGGGCCTCGAGGATGTATTCACCACCTCAGGCCTGGAGAGGGTCTTCATCGACGGCGGAATCCTCGCCCTCATCACGACGATAGTGATCATCCTCTTCGTAGTCCTGGTGGAGAGCACCAGGGTTGAGATACCCCTCGCCCACAGCGCCGTTCGGGGCGCTAGAGGCAGGTTCCCGGTGAAGCTCGTCTACGCGAGCGTCCTCCCCATGATCCTGGTGAGGGCCCTCCAGGCGAACATCCAGATGATAGGAACCCTCCTCGCCGGCAAGATCGGAACCATGACAACGGCCAGCACCACCGACACCGCCTCCGGGGTGAACATCGTCTATACCGCCTATTCGAGCATCCTCGGGACCTTCACCTCCACCTCCAGCTACGACATGGTCACCGGGGAGCTGGTGGGCGCCACGTCGCCCCAGCCGATATCGGGGCTGATGTACTACCTCTCGCCGATAAACAGCCCCCACGACTGGATACCGGGGCTCGTCGCCAGCAGCAACCCGGGGATGGAGCTTCTGGGCCTTCCGCCGATCGCGGGCTGGCAGATCTGGCTCCACGTCTTCACCGACGCCGCCGTTCTGATCATCGGGGGAGTCATCTTCGCCATGTTCTGGATCGAGACGACCGGCATGGGAGCCAAGAGCGTCGCGGCCAAGATCCACGCCTCCGGCCTCCAGGTCCCCGGCCACAGGAGAAACCCCGTCAGCATCGAGAAGCTCCTTTTAAGGTACATCCCCAAGGTGACGGTGATCGGCGGGGTCATCATAGGCCTCCTCACCCTCGTCGCAAGCCTCATGGGAACCCTGGGCGGCGCCGGCGGCACCGGCCTCCTCCTGGCGGTGAGCATCGTCTACCGGCTCTACGAGCAGATCGCCAGCGAGCAGATCCAGGAGATGTACCCGATGATGCGCAGGTTCTTCGGTGAGTCGGCATGA
- a CDS encoding uL15m family ribosomal protein, with protein sequence MPKSKVKKFRGSRTCGGGTHKNRRGAGSRGGTGNAGGCKHHFVRDMMLGRVMGKHGFFKHNAREVDVINVGDLDSMATEEGRIDLGKMKVLGKGSISRPVTVTAKAFSAAARAKIEEVGGEVVVS encoded by the coding sequence ATGCCTAAAAGCAAGGTTAAGAAGTTTCGGGGCAGCAGGACCTGCGGAGGCGGCACCCACAAAAACCGCAGAGGTGCGGGGTCGAGGGGCGGCACCGGCAATGCGGGCGGATGCAAGCATCACTTCGTTCGGGATATGATGCTAGGCAGGGTGATGGGCAAGCACGGGTTCTTCAAGCACAACGCCAGGGAAGTGGACGTCATAAACGTCGGCGACCTGGACTCGATGGCGACCGAGGAAGGGCGGATCGACCTCGGGAAGATGAAGGTCCTGGGCAAAGGGAGTATCTCAAGGCCCGTCACCGTCACGGCAAAAGCCTTCTCCGCTGCCGCCAGGGCTAAGATCGAAGAGGTTGGCGGTGAAGTAGTGGTATCATGA
- a CDS encoding 50S ribosomal protein L30, giving the protein MYAIVRLRGSVNTKPDIKDTLDLLRLHRINHCVVVPDNPHYRGMIQKVKDYVAWGEIDEDALAKMLEMRGRLNGNRRLTDQFIKENTSYKTVKEFASAVAHGGATLKDAGIKPVFRLHPPRKGHRGTKKTVREGGELGYHESISDLIWKMR; this is encoded by the coding sequence ATGTATGCGATAGTGCGACTTCGGGGGAGCGTCAATACCAAACCCGATATCAAGGATACCCTCGACCTGCTCCGGCTTCACAGGATCAACCACTGCGTCGTGGTCCCGGACAACCCCCACTACCGGGGGATGATCCAGAAGGTGAAGGACTACGTCGCCTGGGGCGAGATCGACGAGGATGCTCTCGCCAAGATGCTGGAGATGCGGGGGAGGTTGAACGGCAACAGACGTCTTACGGACCAGTTCATAAAGGAGAACACCTCCTACAAGACGGTAAAGGAGTTCGCCTCGGCGGTAGCCCACGGAGGGGCGACCCTCAAGGATGCGGGGATAAAGCCGGTCTTCAGGCTCCACCCTCCGAGGAAGGGGCACCGCGGAACGAAGAAGACCGTCCGGGAGGGCGGCGAGCTCGGCTACCACGAGTCGATCTCGGATCTTATCTGGAAGATGAGGTAG
- a CDS encoding 30S ribosomal protein S5 encodes MEYREEWVPKTKLGRLVYEGQITTFDEALKSRLPIKEAGIVDALLPGLEDEVLDINMVQRMTDSGRRVKFRATVIVGNKDGYVGIGQGRDNQVGPAIRKGIDVAKLNIIKVNRGCGSWECGCGAGHTVPFEVVGKAGSVSITLIPAPRGLGIAAGGTAKKVMEMAGIRDVWTKSSGNTRTTLNFAKATYNALRNTVTMRV; translated from the coding sequence ATGGAATACAGAGAGGAATGGGTCCCCAAGACCAAGCTGGGCAGGCTCGTTTACGAGGGGCAGATCACCACCTTCGACGAGGCGCTCAAGTCGAGGCTCCCCATAAAAGAGGCGGGGATAGTCGACGCCCTGCTCCCAGGCCTTGAGGACGAGGTTCTGGACATAAACATGGTCCAGAGGATGACCGACTCGGGACGGAGGGTCAAGTTCAGGGCGACGGTCATCGTCGGAAACAAGGACGGCTACGTCGGCATCGGCCAGGGGAGAGACAACCAGGTCGGACCCGCCATCAGGAAGGGTATCGACGTCGCCAAGCTGAACATCATAAAGGTAAACCGCGGTTGTGGCAGCTGGGAGTGCGGCTGCGGCGCCGGCCATACCGTCCCCTTCGAGGTCGTGGGGAAGGCTGGGTCCGTCTCCATCACCCTGATCCCCGCCCCGAGAGGCCTGGGGATCGCAGCGGGAGGGACCGCCAAGAAGGTGATGGAGATGGCGGGGATCCGGGACGTCTGGACCAAGTCCTCCGGAAACACCAGGACCACCCTCAACTTCGCCAAGGCCACCTACAACGCTCTGCGGAATACCGTCACCATGAGGGTATGA
- a CDS encoding 50S ribosomal protein L18 — MATGPRYKVPFRRRREGRTDYHFRYKLILSRKPRLVIRKGNKNISLQLIVAEPVGDRTLLTVNSQELKKLGFDQNTGNVPAAYLTGLLFGKRMKAMGGTEAILDMGIHANTRGNRIYSALKGVVDAGIEIPHSPEIFPDDERIRGETIEAYRGVEFVAQFDAVREKILG, encoded by the coding sequence ATGGCAACCGGACCACGATACAAAGTGCCCTTCAGAAGGCGGAGAGAGGGCAGAACGGACTATCACTTCCGATACAAGCTCATCCTTTCGAGAAAGCCCAGGCTTGTGATCAGAAAGGGGAACAAGAACATCTCCCTCCAGCTCATCGTCGCAGAGCCGGTCGGAGACAGGACCCTCCTGACGGTCAACTCCCAGGAGCTGAAGAAGCTCGGGTTTGATCAGAACACCGGGAACGTCCCGGCGGCATACCTCACCGGCCTCCTCTTCGGCAAGAGGATGAAGGCGATGGGCGGGACGGAGGCGATCCTGGACATGGGGATCCACGCCAACACCCGGGGCAACAGGATATACTCCGCCCTGAAGGGCGTGGTGGACGCCGGGATAGAGATTCCCCACAGCCCCGAGATCTTCCCGGATGACGAAAGAATCCGCGGCGAGACGATAGAGGCTTACCGAGGGGTGGAGTTTGTAGCCCAGTTCGATGCCGTCCGCGAGAAGATACTGGGGTGA
- a CDS encoding 50S ribosomal protein L19e, producing MPDFSTQKRLAASVLAVGESRIWINPDPEVAGEIADSITREDIRSQIEAGNIKAKPKKGNSRARYRVRAAKRAYGHQKGQGRRKGAKGSRSPRKVVWMTKIRALRSNLKELREEGEIDRHTYRMLYRKAKGGEYRSTAHLNAYIKAKGLTRSD from the coding sequence TTGCCGGACTTCTCAACGCAGAAGAGGCTTGCAGCGTCGGTCCTCGCCGTGGGGGAGAGCAGGATCTGGATAAACCCCGACCCGGAGGTCGCCGGCGAGATCGCCGACTCCATCACGAGGGAGGACATCAGGTCTCAGATCGAGGCTGGAAATATCAAGGCCAAGCCGAAGAAGGGGAACAGCCGCGCTAGATACAGGGTTCGAGCCGCCAAGAGGGCCTACGGCCACCAGAAGGGACAGGGGAGGAGAAAGGGCGCGAAAGGTTCCCGGTCTCCGAGGAAAGTGGTCTGGATGACCAAGATCCGGGCCCTTCGCAGCAACCTGAAAGAGCTGAGGGAAGAGGGCGAGATCGATCGCCACACCTATCGGATGCTCTATCGGAAGGCCAAGGGCGGCGAGTACCGCAGCACAGCCCATCTCAACGCTTACATCAAGGCAAAAGGTCTAACGAGGAGTGACTGA
- a CDS encoding 50S ribosomal protein L32e, translated as MTELTSERERLMKVRARQKKRKPEFNRCDSHKKKKLSPSWRRPRGLHNKLRQQIAAKGKLVKAGYGSPRGVRGYHPCGMKEVLVKNPDDLKNAEGCAVRIAATVGMKKRDEIEAMAREMNLKVLNPTAGGD; from the coding sequence GTGACGGAGTTGACTTCCGAGAGAGAGAGGTTGATGAAAGTTCGGGCTAGGCAGAAGAAGAGGAAGCCCGAGTTCAACCGTTGCGATTCCCACAAGAAGAAGAAGCTCTCGCCCAGCTGGAGGCGGCCCCGGGGCCTCCACAACAAGCTGAGACAGCAGATCGCCGCCAAGGGGAAGCTGGTGAAGGCCGGATACGGCAGCCCCAGGGGCGTCAGGGGGTATCACCCCTGCGGCATGAAGGAGGTCCTGGTGAAGAATCCAGACGACCTGAAGAACGCCGAGGGCTGCGCCGTCCGGATCGCCGCCACTGTCGGCATGAAGAAGAGAGACGAGATCGAGGCTATGGCCCGGGAGATGAACCTGAAGGTTCTCAACCCCACCGCGGGAGGGGACTGA
- a CDS encoding 50S ribosomal protein L6: MVKELARIIEIPEGVAVEIGDDATVTVTGPLGTVSRRLWYPGIEIRKEDSTLVVDAEITRKRHRSMAGTIAAHLKNMIKGVNEGFEYRMKAVYSHFPIQLKASKGELLISNFLGERKPRSAKIMGGSQVEIKGDTVIVTGIDKELVGQTMANIEQATKVRGFDIRVFQDGIYLVDKR; encoded by the coding sequence ATGGTCAAGGAGTTGGCGCGAATTATTGAGATTCCAGAGGGCGTCGCCGTGGAGATCGGCGACGACGCTACGGTGACGGTGACCGGCCCCCTGGGGACGGTCTCGAGACGGCTCTGGTATCCAGGGATAGAGATCCGAAAGGAAGACTCCACCCTGGTGGTGGACGCCGAGATCACCAGGAAGCGGCACAGGTCGATGGCAGGGACCATAGCCGCCCACCTGAAGAACATGATCAAGGGGGTCAACGAGGGGTTCGAGTACAGGATGAAGGCAGTCTACTCTCACTTCCCGATTCAGCTGAAGGCCTCCAAGGGAGAGCTCTTGATCAGCAACTTCCTGGGCGAGAGGAAGCCCCGATCCGCCAAGATCATGGGCGGATCCCAGGTGGAGATCAAGGGCGACACCGTGATCGTCACCGGAATCGACAAGGAGCTGGTGGGCCAGACGATGGCCAACATCGAGCAGGCGACCAAAGTAAGAGGATTCGACATCAGAGTATTCCAGGACGGGATATATCTGGTGGATAAGAGGTGA